The following coding sequences are from one Thermoplasmata archaeon window:
- a CDS encoding aldehyde dehydrogenase family protein, whose amino-acid sequence MIEGVPSDGRGRLFIAGEWRAPAGGGYRPVVDPSTGSTVGQAPIASVDEARAAVDAAAATEESWAAVTGHQRARILREIAQRLRADRDPLAHLIALEVGKPITEARVEVTRAASVFELAAEEIRQLGGESYPADAYEYPVGNDRRFLFTVRDPMGVIVAIGPFNFPLNLLCHKIAPALAAGNPVVAKPTSSAPFTALRLAQHLEASGIPPGVFNVVIGPGGAIGSALVEHPRTRLVTFTGSTEVGKQLAEAAGRHAKRVILELGGLDPFIVLDDAALDVAVAAAARGAFGYSGQVCTASKRFLVQEAVADRFGIALAARAKGLRLGPASEETTELGPLIDRAAVDRVERMVEDARRRDATVLTGGRRSNAFPGGNFFEATVLDSVPEGAEVVRQEPFGPIAPILRFEKIEDAIRIANATPYGLQASVYTRDLARAFRVAKRIRAGSVHLNDPTNLRWDALPFGGVKESGLGREGIRDAMLEMTEVKLISVNYADG is encoded by the coding sequence ATGATCGAGGGAGTGCCGTCGGACGGCCGCGGTCGCCTGTTCATCGCGGGAGAGTGGCGGGCTCCGGCCGGGGGAGGGTACCGACCCGTGGTCGATCCATCGACAGGGAGCACGGTCGGGCAGGCGCCGATCGCTTCTGTGGACGAAGCGCGCGCTGCCGTGGACGCGGCCGCGGCGACCGAAGAGAGCTGGGCGGCGGTCACCGGCCATCAACGAGCGCGCATCCTGCGGGAGATCGCCCAGCGCCTTCGCGCCGATCGGGACCCCCTCGCTCACCTGATCGCCCTCGAGGTGGGCAAGCCGATCACCGAAGCGAGAGTCGAGGTCACCCGGGCGGCGAGCGTCTTCGAGCTCGCGGCCGAGGAGATCCGGCAGCTCGGAGGGGAGAGCTATCCGGCCGACGCCTACGAGTATCCGGTCGGCAACGATCGTCGATTCCTGTTCACCGTCCGGGACCCGATGGGGGTCATCGTCGCGATCGGCCCGTTCAATTTCCCCCTGAACCTCCTCTGCCACAAGATCGCTCCAGCGCTGGCCGCTGGGAACCCCGTGGTTGCCAAGCCGACGAGCAGCGCGCCGTTCACGGCGCTCCGCCTCGCCCAGCACCTCGAAGCGTCGGGGATCCCGCCGGGGGTGTTCAACGTCGTCATCGGCCCGGGCGGCGCGATCGGCAGTGCGCTCGTCGAGCATCCCCGCACGCGCCTCGTGACCTTTACCGGATCGACCGAGGTCGGCAAACAGCTCGCGGAAGCCGCGGGCCGGCACGCGAAACGCGTGATTCTCGAGCTCGGCGGGCTCGATCCGTTCATCGTGCTCGACGACGCGGCCCTCGACGTGGCGGTCGCGGCCGCCGCGCGAGGAGCGTTCGGATATTCGGGCCAGGTCTGCACAGCCTCCAAGCGGTTCCTCGTCCAGGAAGCGGTGGCCGACCGGTTCGGCATCGCGCTCGCGGCGCGGGCCAAAGGGCTCCGCCTGGGACCGGCCAGCGAGGAGACCACCGAGCTCGGCCCGCTCATCGACCGGGCCGCGGTCGATCGGGTCGAGCGAATGGTGGAAGACGCACGTCGTCGGGACGCTACGGTCCTGACGGGCGGCCGGCGCTCGAATGCCTTTCCGGGTGGGAACTTCTTCGAGGCGACAGTGCTCGACTCCGTGCCCGAGGGTGCGGAGGTCGTGCGGCAGGAGCCGTTCGGTCCGATCGCGCCGATCCTCCGCTTCGAGAAGATCGAGGACGCGATTCGGATCGCCAATGCCACTCCGTACGGACTGCAGGCCTCCGTCTACACCCGGGATCTCGCGCGGGCGTTCCGTGTAGCGAAGCGGATCCGAGCCGGCTCGGTCCATCTCAATGACCCGACGAACTTGCGCTGGGACGCGCTTCCCTTCGGTGGGGTGAAGGAGAGCGGGCTCGGCCGTGAAGGGATCCGCGACGCGATGCTCGAGATGACCGAGGTCAAGCTCATCTCGGTGAACTACGCCGACGGTTGA
- a CDS encoding aspartate aminotransferase family protein → MTRDAEWSSYRDAPRILHPPPGPRSRELLAEQARLETEAVSYPRHFPIAIASAQGATIEDVDGNRFIDWVAGISVLNLGHRHPRLEAALHAQAGKIWHALELPTEARIEFLRELQAHLPGTLKNHAKILFTVTGGDAVETAVSLADFAQGRTGTVAFSGAYHGVHGGAVNLTSGRRYHRTTSFHGGSIVRVPYPDPYHPVLGADTGAAGTIRYLEHLVTDPHSGIDQISSVLVEPILGEGGYVVPPADFLPSLREFCDRHHILLIADEVQTGLGRTGRFWAVEHSGVTPDILCIAKSIGGGIPLSLVAYREDLAPELPPGFHLGTYRGNPLALAVGTEVLRILAGTDVIERTRTRGARLLERFRSISSSHPAIGDVRGLGFMIGTEFVRDARARSPWTEGAKSVRTGMLGRGVLMHTAGSYDQVLRFMAPLTIEDELLERGTEIFEQAIGDLDRQPPATASAADGSSPSPPPAHARRPAAYQPHPTASGAAIRRINRRRSSPR, encoded by the coding sequence ATGACCCGCGATGCCGAGTGGTCGAGCTATCGGGACGCTCCCCGGATCCTCCATCCCCCTCCGGGTCCACGTTCCCGGGAACTCCTCGCCGAGCAGGCGCGACTCGAGACCGAGGCAGTTTCCTACCCCCGCCACTTTCCGATCGCGATCGCTTCCGCCCAGGGAGCGACGATCGAGGACGTCGACGGCAACCGGTTCATCGACTGGGTCGCGGGCATCTCGGTCCTCAATCTCGGTCACCGCCACCCTCGCCTCGAAGCGGCCCTCCACGCCCAGGCAGGCAAGATCTGGCACGCCCTCGAACTCCCGACCGAGGCACGGATCGAGTTCTTGCGCGAGCTCCAGGCGCATCTACCGGGAACGTTGAAGAATCATGCGAAGATCCTCTTCACGGTCACGGGCGGCGATGCGGTCGAGACGGCCGTTAGCCTCGCCGATTTTGCTCAGGGCCGCACCGGCACCGTCGCCTTTTCCGGGGCGTACCACGGGGTCCACGGCGGAGCGGTCAACCTGACGAGCGGCCGCCGGTACCATCGCACCACGTCCTTCCACGGAGGCTCGATCGTTCGAGTTCCGTACCCCGACCCGTACCACCCGGTCCTCGGTGCCGACACGGGCGCGGCCGGAACGATCCGCTATCTGGAGCATCTGGTCACGGACCCGCATTCGGGGATCGATCAGATCTCCTCGGTGCTGGTCGAGCCCATCCTCGGCGAAGGAGGGTACGTGGTCCCGCCGGCCGATTTCCTTCCCTCCTTGCGGGAGTTCTGCGACCGCCATCACATCCTGCTCATCGCCGACGAAGTGCAGACGGGACTCGGCCGGACCGGACGCTTCTGGGCCGTGGAACACTCCGGAGTGACCCCGGACATCCTGTGCATCGCGAAGAGCATCGGGGGCGGAATCCCCCTCTCGCTGGTCGCCTACCGCGAGGATCTCGCTCCCGAACTCCCCCCCGGATTCCACCTGGGAACCTATCGAGGGAATCCCCTCGCGCTCGCGGTCGGAACCGAGGTCCTCCGCATCCTCGCCGGAACGGATGTGATCGAGCGGACCCGGACGCGCGGTGCTCGCTTGCTCGAGCGGTTCCGCTCCATTTCGTCGTCCCACCCCGCAATCGGCGACGTGCGCGGTCTCGGCTTCATGATCGGCACGGAGTTCGTCCGCGATGCCCGCGCGCGCTCCCCCTGGACCGAGGGTGCGAAATCGGTACGCACGGGCATGCTCGGCCGCGGGGTGCTCATGCACACCGCCGGCTCGTACGATCAGGTGCTGCGGTTCATGGCCCCGCTCACGATCGAGGACGAGCTCCTCGAGCGTGGGACCGAGATCTTCGAACAGGCGATCGGAGACCTCGACCGCCAGCCTCCCGCAACGGCATCCGCCGCCGACGGATCGAGCCCATCGCCGCCTCCGGCTCACGCTCGACGTCCGGCCGCGTACCAACCCCATCCCACGGCCTCGGGTGCCGCGATCCGACGGATCAACCGTCGGCGTAGTTCACCGAGATGA